A genome region from Cervus elaphus chromosome 18, mCerEla1.1, whole genome shotgun sequence includes the following:
- the PAX4 gene encoding paired box protein Pax-4: MRPCDISRSLKVSNGCVSKILGRYYRTGVLEPKGIGGSKPRLATPPVVARIAQLKGECPALFAWEIQRQLCAEGLCTQDKTPSVSSINRVLRALQEDQRPPWIHLRLPAGLGPIPRTPPSDSEAPRGPHPGTGHRNRTIFSPGQAEALEKEFQRGQYPDSVARGKLAAATSLPEDTVRIWFSNRRAKWRRQEKLKWEMQFPGGSQGLTVPSASPGIFSAQQSPGSVSTAVLPTLESLGPSSYPLCWGTASEGCLSDTPPQACLQSCWGYLPPTAELPGLHPALPSLPFLPLPPSPVLVPVRPCAGLAPQCEVWDEGGGSVWKGDVVGRI; the protein is encoded by the exons ATGCGGCCCTGTGACATCTCCCGGAGCCTCAAG GTATCTAATGGCTGTGTGAGCAAGATCCTAGGGCGTTACTACCGCACAGGTGTCTTGGAGCCCAAGGGGATTGGGGGAAGCAAGCCACGCTTGGCCACGCCGCCGGTGGTGGCGCGAATCGCCCAGCTCAAAGGGGAGTGCCCGGCCCTCTTCGCCTGGGAGATCCAACGCCAGCTCTGTGCAGAAGGGCTTTGCACCCAGGACAAGACTCCCAGT GTCTCCTCCATCAACCGAGTCCTGCGGGCATTGCAGGAGGACCAGAGACCGCCCTGGATACATCTCAGGTTGCCAG CCGGTTTGGGTCCAATTCCTCGAACTCCGCCTAGTGACTCTGAGGCTCCCCGGggtccccacccaggaactggcCACCGGAATCGGACGATCTTTTCCCCAGGCCAAGCCGAGGCGCTGGAGAAAG AATTCCAGCGTGGGCAGTACCCTGATTCAGTGGCCCGTGGGAAactggctgcagccacctctcTGCCTGAGGACACGGTGAGG ATCTGGTTTTCCAACCGAAGAGCCAAATGGCGCCGACAAGAGAAGCTCAAGTGGGAGATGCAGTTTCCAG GTGGTTCCCAGGGTCTGACTGTACCAAGTGCCTCCCCAGGAATCTTCTCTGCACAG CAGTCCCCCGGCAGTGTGTCCACAGCAGTCCTACCTACCCTGGAATCCTTGGGTCCCTCCAGCTATCCGCTGTGCTGGGGGACAGCATCTGAGGGGTGTCTGAGTGACACCCCACCACAAGCCTGTCTCCAGTCCTGCTGGG GCTACCTGCCCCCCACAGCTGAGCTCCCTGGACTCCATCCTGCTTTGCCATCCTTGCCCTTCCTTCCACTGCCCCCATCGCCAGTCTTGGTGCCCGTCAGGCCTTGCGCTGGCCTGGCTCCCCAGTGCGAGGTCTGGGATGAGGGAGGAGGCTCAGTGTGGAAGGGAGATGTGGTGGGGAGGATCTGA
- the FSCN3 gene encoding fascin-3: MEEVEWTPRQPRAEDLRVGLISWAGSYLTYEPYKNTVTATAKGLGRRQTWEILVSNQHDTQAVVRLRSLQGLYLLCEADGSLCYGRPRTSHHGCFLIRFHRNGQWTLQCIISGRYLESDGEDVFCTSRVLSAYHMWTPRPALHVHVILFSPLNHCYARADPTMGRVWVDAPIPCLEECGFLLHFQDGCYHLETSAHTFLSHLDRLVSQPSTQTAFHMQVRPGGLVALSDGEGGMLYPQGTRLLLSLGSSPHGGEEWFILQRCPTWVSLTSKARKFLSVVYDVEVCAASEHVSPMSLFQFECDNETPTLQLRSANGCYLAQRRHRAVMADGHPMECETFFRIHWNCGRILLQSPNGRFLCIAANGLLMSNATIPGPNEEFGIRLANRPFLALRGRYGYVGTSSEHDLLQCNMDQPDCIHLLPCRQGIYHFQAQGGSFWSITSFGTFRPWGKFALNFCIELQGSNLLTVLAPNGFYMRSDRSGTLLADSEDITKECIWEF, translated from the exons ATGGAGGAGGTGGAGTGGACGCCAAGACAACCCAGGGCTGAGGACCTAAGGGTTGGGCTCATCAGCTGGGCAGGATCCTACCTCACTTATGAACCATATAAGAATACAGTCACGGCTACGGCAAAGGGCTTGGGCCGGAGACAG ACCTGGGAGATCCTAGTGAGCAATCAGCATGACACACAGGCTGTGGTACGACTAAGAAGCTTGCAGGGTCTCTACCTTCTGTGTGAGGCAGATGGTTCTCTGTGCTACGGGCGGCCAAGGACAAGCCATCATGGGTGTTTCCTCATCCGTTTCCACCGCAACGGTCAATGGACCCTCCAGTGCATCATCAGTGGCCGCTACCTGGAATCCGATGGCGAGGATGTTTTCTGTACCTCCCGGGTCCTCTCAGCTTACCACATGTGGACCCCCCGGCCAGCCCTGCACGTCCATGTGATCCTCTTCAGCCCCCTCAACCACTGCTATGCCCGGGCTGACCCTACCATGGGCCGAGTCTGGGTAGATGCACCAATTCCCTGTCTGGAGGAATGCGGCTTCCTGTTGCACTTCCAAGATGGATGCTACCACCTGGAGACCTCTGCACACACCTTCTTGTCCCACTTAGACCGGCTGGTCTCCCAACCCTCCACACAGACAGCTTTTCACATGCAAGTGCGTCCTGGAGGGCTCGTGGCGCTGagcgatggggagggaggcatgcTGTATCCACAGGGCACACGCCTGCTCCTGAGTCTGGGCTCCAGTCCACATGGAGGCGAGGAGTGGTTCATCCTACAGCGCTGCCCGACGTGGGTCAGCCTCACGTCCAAGGCTCGGAAGTTCCTCTCCGTCGTCTATG ATGTGGAGGTGTGTGCTGCCTCTGAGCACGTAAGCCCAATGTCATTGTTCCAGTTTGAATGTGACAACGAGACCCCCACCTTGCAGCTTCGTTCAGCCAATGGCTGCTACCTAGCCCAG AGGCGCCATAGGGCAGTGATGGCTGATGGGCACCCAATGGAATGTGAAACCTTCTTTCGTATACACTGGAACTGTGGCAGGATCCTCCTGCAGTCTCCCAATGGACGCTTCCTGTGCATCGCAGCCAATGGCCTGTTGATGTCCAATGCTACCATTCCAG GCCCAAATGAGGAATTTGGGATTCGATTAGCCAACCGCCCCTTCCTCGCCTTGCGGGGTCGGTATGGGTATGTGGGTACCTCATCAGAACACGACCTCCTGCAGTGCAATATGGATCAGCCAGACTGCATTCACCTGCTGCCCTGCCGCCAGGGCATCTACCACTTCCAAG CACAGGGTGGATCCTTCTGGTCAATAACATCCTTCGGCACCTTTCGGCCGTGGGGAAAGTTCGCCCTCAACTTCTGTATCGAGCTTCAGGGCAGCAACTTGCTCACGGTGCTGGCACCCAATGGCTTCTACATGCGATCCGACCGAAGTGGTACCCTGTTGGCAGACAGCGAAGACATTACCAAAGAGTGTATTTGGGAATTTTAG